The sequence below is a genomic window from Cicer arietinum cultivar CDC Frontier isolate Library 1 chromosome 6, Cicar.CDCFrontier_v2.0, whole genome shotgun sequence.
TGATAATCAACTAAATACATATAACCCTTTCCATTTCATTATAACTatcacatttattaaaaaaatttatcttaaaaagaCTATCATGAAGTTTTCAATgcaaattttttttcctttcaattatattatttaattaatattatatatattagtttaaatttttattcttccctttaaatttatgataattgaattatatcaattattcttttacagaaaaatacataaataattaataaaaataatttaataaattcaatattttgtcattttgatttattattcttttttaatttgtttaaagtGATCGATACGGACAACTATTTAAATAAGAGAGTAGTTTACACGAAATGgaaattatacaaaaataaaagagtcGTAAAATGAAAAGGGAGGAAATTTTAGACAAGGTCACAAGAACGGTTTTGTTGTGTCGTGGAGGTGTGAAGTATGGTGGACTAAGAGACAATCTTTCTCTCAAGTCTTGTTAACAATGTTTTCAAAGatgaatcaaagtacaactcatGAGTGCTCCAAATCATAATTCAACGTTCACTTAAAATAAATGGAAAATGTTAATTGTTAGTTTGcaagaagaaaataattaaaatatttaacatttataaattataattattcacatTCTTATAAATAGTaggtcaaataaaatattaattggtctaaacttctatttttttttttttgtattttcttttattttttgtacaaATTATTGGTATCATATAATGTAACTAAAGAAAAGTCATACTTCAATTTATTTGaaaccataaaattaaaattaaatatttgtttaaaacattaaaattaatcaaatcaaattatagataatgttatatatatattgaaatttgaaatattgtaattatgtaaatttatatttgtatttttaatatactccaaaagaatatataacattaaatcCGAGGTATTATAAGTTTGATCTTCGTTAttgctattaaaaaaaataaatgtaattttttgtatgaatcttttttaccatttttaaaaattattacttgttaATTACTTCTTTGACCTTTGAATAAAGAGTTCCTCGTACTGCtgaacacttttttttttccaaacaatTCAACACTTTTACATTCTCCTTCTTTGAATTTGTGAACTTCAATTCTCCTCttctctctctcactctctatctctctctctctctctctctctctctcactctctatctctctctctctctctcacttcACCATTTCgtcaataaaaaatcattttttttttaattcctcttTGTCGGTGGGACTAAGAAACATAACAAACAAATGTACACACTCTCTCACCAGTGTTTCTgttcttcattttttctttctggGTCATTTTGTCACAGTCTCAATTGAATCGTAGAATTTCTTAGATGTTGATCTTTTTAACAAATGGGGTTGTGTATTTTCTGGAAAAGTTTCAACCTTGATTATCATTTTCACAGAATTGTCAATATAGCCATGGTATTTATTCAGATCAAAGTTTACATCTTTCTCTTATTTTCCCTTATGATTACAATGTCTTATGGTGAAACCAACCCAAATGATCTCAAAATTCTGAATGATTTCAGAAAAGGGTTAATGAATCCAGAGCTTCTCAAATGGCCTGATAACGGAAATGACCCTTGTGGCCCTCCTTTATGGCCTTATGTGTTCTGTTCTAATGGTAGAGTTACTCAGATTCAAGCTAAGAATCTTGGTCTTAAAGGGTCATTGCCTTTAAATTTTAACCAACTTTCTGAGCTTCAAAATTTGGGTCTTCAAAGGAACAATCTAAGTGGAATGTTACCTAGTTTCAGTGGATTGTCAAAATTGCAATATGCTTTCTTGGATTACAATGAGTTTGATGCAATTCCAATTGATTTCTTCAATGGACTCAACAGTCTTCAGGTTTTGTCTTTAGAAGAAAACCTTTTGAATTCTTCTACTAATGGTTGGTCATTTCCTTTGGACTTGAAAAATTCAGTTCAATTAACAAATCTTTCTTTTGTGAACTGTAATTTGGTTGGAACTCTGCCTGATTTTCTAGGAACATTGCCTTCATTGACAGATTTGAGGCTTTCAGGTAACAGTATTTCAGGTGAAATTCCTAATAGTTTCGGTCAATCATCGATTCAAGTTCTATGGTTGAATGATCAACAAGGTGGTGGAATGACAGGTTCTATTAATGTTATTGCTTCAATGACATTTTTGAAACAAGTTTGGTTACATGGAAACAAGTTCACAGGAGCAATTCCATCAGACATTGGTAATTTAGTTTCTTTGCAAGAGCTTAACCTCAATAGTAATCAACTTGTTGGTTTGATTCCAAATTCATTAGCAAATTTGGAACTTAATACACTTGTGTTGAACAATAACATGTTCTTTGGTCCAATACCAAATTTTAAGGCTGCAAAAGTATCTTATGATTCGAATTTCTTTTGTCAAACTAAGCCTGGTCTTGATTGTGCTCCTAATGTTAATATCTTGTTAAATTTTCTCCAATATATGAATTATCCATCAAATCTCATTCCTAAATGGGTTGGTAATGATCCTTGTGGAGAATTATGGTTTGGATTAAGCTGCAATCATAATTCAGAAATATCTATAATCAATTTGCCTAGACAAAAGCTTAATGGTACATTGAGTCCTTCACTTGCTATGTTAGATTCATTGCTTGAGATTAGGCTTGGTGGAAACAATATAACTGCTAATGTACCTAGTAATTTTACTGACTTGAAATCTTTGAAGTTGTTGGATTTAAGTGATAACAATGTTGAACCTCCATTGCCAAAGTTTCATGATGGTGTTAAAGTTGTCATCGATGGTAACCCTCTTTTCGCTAATCAAACTGGAAAGATTCCTCTTCCTCCTATTAGCAGCCCTTCCCCTTTAAGTGAACAGCCTTCACCACACAGCGTGTCGCCGCCGCCGCATTCGTCCCCCTTTGTTCCACCTTCCTCTAATCATAGTGACGGCCCTAATCAGTCTTGGCATGGCCAAATGAATCCTCAGCCGAGTAACTCAAATAGATTTAAAATAGTTGCAATAGTGGCTGGAGTTGCAGTGTTTTCATTTGTAGctctttttttcatttatctCTTTGTATGCTGTTGtttgaagaaaaagaagaaaaagggtTCATTTGACGCTTCTGGTATTGTTGTTGGTCACACTCATGATCCATCCGATCCGAAAATGATGGTTAAATTTGCAGTGTCGGATAGCACAAGTTTATCGACGAAGACAGGAATAAGTTCTCTGACAAACAATAGCGGCGAAACGGAAAGCTATCATTTAATTGAGGCTGGTAACCTTGTGATTTCTGTTCAAGTTCTACGCAAGGTTACCAACAATTTCGCTTTGGAGAATGAGCTAGGCCGTGGTGGATTTGGAACCGTTTACAAAGGCGAACTAGAAGACGGGACGAAAATAGCAGTTAAAAGAATGGAATGTGGAACTGTTAGCCGTAAAGGAATTGACGAGTTTCAAGCCGAAATAGCTGTTCTTTCGAAGGTTCGACACCGGCATTTGGTGTCATTGTTAGGCTATTCTGTTGAAGGAAATGAGAGGCTTTTGGTTTATGAGTATATGCCACTGGGTGCTCTAAGTAGACACCTTTTCCATTGGAAAAGCTTGAATTTGGACCCTTTGTCTTGGTCACAGAGGCTTGCAATAGCACTTGATGTTGCTAGAGGGATGGAGTATCTTCATAGTCTTGCCCGGGAGACTTTTATCCATCGAGACCTCAAGTCTTCAAATATTCTACTTGGCGATGATACTCGAGCGAAAGTTTCGGATTTTGGTTTGGTGAAACTTGCCCCCGATGGTGAGAAGTCTTTGGCAACAAGACTTGCTGGAACATTTGGATACCTTGCCCCTGAGTATGCAGGTATGATTTTTTTGCATAAAAAGAACGAAATCATGTTTTAGCACAAAGTTAAGTTCATCTGCAGTAGTTGGTTTCTTTCAGTTAGTCTGTTCTTAAAATAAAGACATCTAAGAATAAATAATGTAAAAGTATATGTTACAAAAAGTCAGTGTGTTACAAAAAGTTATGTTTTCAGTTTGTGTTGGTTTGTTGGGAAAACAAATGTGTTTGTATGCacattaattcaataaatttatattgtGGTAACAAACTAACATGTTGTTTGGCCTTTTCTGCATATACTTTTACATTATTTATTCTTCTATGGAGTAGTGTTTGGTCACAGGGTGCAAGCACAACCTTATTTAAGGTGAACaagaaaatgatatatttgtttttagtgAGTtcaatattaaagaatatatgAGTTATATGATATGTATCACCGACATTTCAAAAAGAAGACATGTCTGGTGTTTGACATGTGTCAGTGTCCGACACTGACACACATGGCTATATTCCATTACTTCTATCTTTTTCAATTATTATCGGTATCGATGTGTCACTGTCGTATTTGGTATTTGTGTCAGTAACAATGCTTTGTAGGCTATATGATCCTTGTAACTGTTGTATAAGTTTAATGCATGTAGCTTCTCCCATACACTAACTAAGTTTTTTATGAGTTTCAGTGATGGGGAAAATCACCACCAAAGTTGATGTTTTCAGCTACGGTGTTgtgttgatggaacttctgaCCGGATTAATGGCTCTCGACGAAAGACGACCAGAGGAAAACCGTTACTTGGCCGAATGGTTTcgacaaattaaatcaaacaaagAAAAGCTTATGGCAGCCATCGATCCATCACTCAAAGTAAGCGAAGAAACTTTCGAGACTATTTCGATTGTAGCTGAACTCGCCGGACATTGCACTGCTAGGGAACCAAACCATAGGCCGGATATGGGGCACGCAGTCAAGGTACTGTCTGAGTTAGTCGAGAAATGGCTGCCGGTTGACGAAGAGTTCAATTATGGCATCGGAGGCGTTGACTTCGGTCAACCGCTTCCGCAAATGTTGAAGATTTGGAAGGAAGCTGAAGGTAGAGATATGAGCTATACAAGTCTTCAAGATAGTAAAGGAAGTATACCAGCTAAGCCAGCTGGTTTTGCAGATTCCTTTACTTCTTCTGATGCAAGGTGATTTTGCATGTAATTTAAAGTGCATTTTCTTTATCtacatatatatttctttttacttTCATATTGGTTGTGTCTGTTTTGGCAgcaacagaaaaaaaaaaagaaggtataatttatttgttttcaatttgTTGGTTTTTGTACTTTCGAGTACTTTAAGGTACTACTTATACATGTATCAAGATGTAGATAAAGAAATATTATTCTTATTCTTTGTTTTTGTGTGTTTGGTCTACGTGGAAAAAGTCAAAATCTATGTTAGAATAATGAAACTATTTCCTCCAACATGAAATGTTAAGTAAAAAAGAgtatttaaaaagttgatataGTTGGTCTGACTGGAGGAAGTATGCTCCAAGgtaagttaatattaatcaataatGCCAATTGGAGTTTGAGCAAGTAGTTTAGGatctaagattttttttttttgtcagcAATGATACGGTCTCTCTCAACTTAATTAGGATACACCTCCAAGGTGAAATAACTTATATAGGAACAGTTGGATCTAGAGAAGAAATTTTATGTCTTAAATTTCTACGGTTGTTGTACAATGCATAACTCATTAGATAAAGAAAGGAGCTTCTATCCTTAGAAATCCTTCTTTAAGGGACATCCCTAGGAAAGGGCTTCATGTTAAAAATTGGTGCCTCACCATTATTTGTATGAGCATTATTTCTCACATAAAAgaagtgtttgattttttttttttttttttaaattttgagaaatgttAACATTAAAGTTTAAATACTGTATATGAATACCGTATGCAATATAAGTAGAATGAGTGTGTGCACAGCTCAGAAAAACAAACTAAGCAAATGATTTGTAGTTTATCAtttctctttaatttaattaaaatttgtagttTAACAAATTCTATAAACATATAGAAACTAATACCGTGTAGTGATGAAGATTGAAAACATTAGCAAATGATATTATTACATACAAAGGGGCAGGGCGTGAGTATTTCACATGGTGCACACTACACATATGTAATACTTTTAGTGGGAGCATGTGAAAAGTAAAATGTTATTAAAGCTTTATTTTACCTTTTGATGAACCACTGTCTTTTATTGTGTTTTTACTTAAAAACTATATTTGGttgtttaaattaaaagagaatataaaactgaaaaatgataaatttgttaaaaaattcacaacacctaaattaatagtataaaatagtaaaatatttttatactaaaatattaatatttttagatcTACAACATTGACGACACTTAAGTAATTGATTGAATCCATTATACCAGATCAAATTGAATATGtaaatctgaacaaaataaaCACCGCAACGAAATAGAAAAGGCAAACACGTCGCACTTAATTGGtgagataacaaaaaattacgaagaaaaaatggatttatataaaaattacttattaggtaaaaagagagaagaaaaacGATATAGATGAATGatttcaaactaaaaaataattttaaatcaccTATTTTCAAATTACTTAAACCTAAAGATAAagttagtgattttttttttccatctaAATAGTTTAGCCATAAAATTCACCAAAATATAGATATAGAAAATAGTAGTATTATGAATTTGAATCTCAGCATATCAGAAACGCATATCAAATGTGTCtgctatatttttttcatttaatatgcACTTGTGAAACATGATGAAGTTGGTGGTGGATTGACCaaaatacacaatttttttacagatgtaaatttgaaataaagattTCATATTATTGAATATGAAAATACACAATCTATTTACTGAGTGAAGGTTGATAAGGTTTAGgcttaaatatctttttttacaacattttgGTATTATCTTAAAAGGACACGAATTTGAATACAATTTGTGATGTATCAATTTTGTTGGTGGATAATATAGTACACCTCTATAAACGCTATTTTTCTAAGAGTTGTTTTTTTTCCTaaagttgttaatttttttatttcaaattaactaaacttttttataaaaagagagAATCTAGACTAGTAAAAACAACGTATAGAAATTGCCCCTAAACTTTGTGATTGGCAAAAATCCGGAAATATATACTCCTTCTCTTCctttttaattgtaatttttaaaatttttacacTTACTAAAACTAccaataaattttgttatttttcatattcttctgttttattttaaacgtctttttatcaattttttatctcaaattatttatcatttcacattttcaatataatattaattattgtttctactaattaatatacttttatttattgtatcttAACTCATCAAACTTTTCAATTAACTGCAGCTAATAAGaatatttgtataaataaaactcattttttcattgaaatcaacacacttaatttttttttttaagaatcatacacaatttaaattaaatatttaaaatgtgaCAGATGAAGTATAATCATTAATGGTTTATTATCtcattgcatttttctcctataataaataactaaaaatattattgacaactaaataattaatgatGCACTGACCTTTGAAAAAAGAAATAGGAACAAAATTTTCTTGCATTGCAAATATAACGATTAAAAAAGACtggagaaaatatatataagatgATATTACTCTACAATAAAGTAtctatttgtaaaataaattgttcCTAAATGAATTATCTAAATTTCAATGTAATatcaattaacatttttttttcagtttcaccatctaattaatattatatttaacacTTTCAATTCATTAGATTTCATTTTGCATTAATAGTAACAATAGATACACCAATAGTTGATAAATTTGAAACCCCATTATTTAagattctaaaattaaaatcattgttTATGTTTTAGTTATGTTTGTGTAtaagtttttttcaaaaatcactttttaataaataattcttatgctgaaaataaaaaacaaaaaatttattaggttttgaagaaaatcatttttaatagaaGAGAGACATATATACAAAATTTCAACATTAAGTACTTAAAATGTCTTACCGTTatccattttatttaataattattgatgGAGATATTTTACTCAAAAGTGgataaatgtaaaatttcttCATTCAcgaatattaaatatcaaaaccatttttttttataattcataacAAACAAACCTTTAGTAAAAATATGATTCTATCTCTTTCATTTATAGTCTCCGATGTCCtatatataagaagaaaaaataaaaatcaaagacAAAAGACTAAAGGGACTCATTTAATGTATTAActttataaattttctttaaaataacatcatattaaatattctttaaaatttgtaactttttcttatatattaaatgatgaatttatttattCGTTATAGAAATGAGAAGTTTTATTTGTGTATAAATATACCACTAGCCATCTTTATCATTGCCTATGAACCAACTTGGCATTCATAGGTACCACCAAACTTTCATGATCTTATTAAAATTAAGCCCAGCTATCATTGGCCTGAAATTTGGTTCCTTCTTAATCATGTGAGGGTGGGGACCAAAATACAACTTGAGAAGTACTAGTACGAGAGTAGGTTTGTAATTAAGCACCTCATGTTAAGgaatttaatcaattttcaaCTATCTTCGTAAAGTCGTTTTTAGAGTGGATGCATTTTTGGTGTTGGATGAATTCATCAAGATCAATTAATAATGGAATTCAAAGCATGGGCCATCACACATGTGATTCAAGGCTTAAACCGTAgctaagagttttttttttctttcttttttttagtataaatttatatataaaataattaaaaatgtgtttagttcatataaaatttaaacatttaattcttaactttttataaataaaaataataattttttagtctttaaaaaaatttgattgtcATTTCTTTTGTCTTTACTTCTAATTTAATTCGTAGAAAACTCATGTCTCCTCAAGAGTGACGCATTGGTGTGATGATTCAAATAACTCACACATggtattaattataatatgtattatgtaaTATGTAATAACTCCTCAAGAATGCAAAATTTATGTATTATGTAATATGTATTATGATAAATTTGTCTTTGATGGGATTGATTCTAGTAAAAAAAGTTAGACCCCAACAACGTGATAAACATgagttaaaattatttcatgCGGAGgaaatctataaaaaaacaaaaaaaaaagtaagatattctatatattttgaaactaatcataataatatgtaatatttaaaataaacaagtAACAATGTAAAGTTGTCTCACATATTGAAAtacatgaaaatatttttatcaatgattaCATATCTcgtttatgattaattttattggtGAACTCTTCTCATGTGTGTGATAGTTATTCTgaaattttatcaataacaatttattttgtgtataatagttattttaaaattactatCAGTAATAATTTGTCATgtgtataatagttattttaatttttttttatcatgaatAAATTATCTTgtgtataatagttattttacttttttgtatTAGTGACGATTTTGTCTCATGTATAacagttatttaaaaaattttatcaACGACAATTTATctgtatataataattttaaatttttttatgagtgACAATTTTTCTCATGTACGATAGTTCAATCTcatgtttgatttttaaaacaatcCAACCACACAACCCTACTTGCAACTAAATTTCACTGTGAAGAGTAACAATAAAAGATAAAGTATTTCCTACTAATCTTAATTCAACAAATATTGCTCTAATCCTTAAAGGTGATTCTCAAGCATCATTATCAATAAAGGATTGGAGACCAATAGCTTTGTGTAATGTTTAGGTGGCAAAGATTCTTGAAAACTGGTTGAAACAAGTCTTGGATAAATGCATTTATGATAATTAATCAACGTTTGTTCTATGGAGGTCTATCTTAGACAATGCTATGGAAACTATTGAATTAGTGTACCATATGAAATCTAAGACCAAGAAAAAAATTGGTGATGTGACTCTCAAACTTGATATCAATAAAGCTTATAATATAAGATTTGTATATATAAATGCTCTGATTATCTCTCATCTTCACTTCAAAGATAATTGTTTCTTATTTCTCAAAACAGCAAAAATTGTTACTTAAGCTATGAAGAATATTATCTCTATCCATCTAGCAGCGTCAAGTCAGtcgaataatttttaaaattatgaaatttattgCACCATAAATGTTTTCAACCCTTTTAACAATTCTATTGCGAACATTTTAGGGGTGCAACAAGTTCTTGGACCATGCAAATATCTTGTATTACCTTTAAATTCATCAAGGATGGAATTTGGAAAAACATTAATTCTTGGAGTAGCAAATGTCTTTCTCAAGCTAGTAGAGAAATTCTCGTTTAGCCTATTCTACAATCTATTTCTTAATATATTATGAGCATATTTCTCGTATCAACAACTCTTATCATCGATGAAATTGAAAAGATGTTGATCTTTGCATAAATTGAGATCGAGAATCTATTGGTTGTGTTAGGAGTGCTTATCTATGCATAAATTGATGGTAGCTTGGGGTTTAAAAGTCATAAAGCTTTTAATTATGCCATGATCGGTAAACAAGCTTGGAAGTTGTTGACATATCCAGAAAATTTAGTCACCAGACTTATCAAAgctaaatatttttcaaaacgtGACTTTCCTTGAATCAAGCATTGCCCAAGTTATGTGTGGTGTAGCATTTGGAGTGTCAAGTTTGTAGTTACAAGTTAATGGTAGGTGGCAGTTAATTTGGATTACTAAAGTTCCACCAAAGGTTAATAATTTTCTCTAGTGAGTTTGTCGAAATTGTTTGCCCATGAAAGTTCGACTTCATGATGATGGTGCTAATTGACAGAATAATTGGGTGTtgaagatatcatgcatatCTTCTTTGCATGTCAGTCACTGTTGGCAACGACTTGGAATATGGCATGTCATTAACTATGAGTTGCAATTCTATGACTCAACGGctggttttattttgtttctttcatgTACAAATTAACTGAAGACCACTGAGAAGTGCTTCTTTGCATGATGTGGTCTATATTGGAAGCAAAAGAACATTATATGGAGAAATGAAACTACAACAATGGTTGTGGTATGCAACTGACAGAATGGAGAACTCACAGGTTGTGCGTCACTATATTGTGATACGATGCGGTTAAGGCTTTCTGCATGGTGCTACAAGTGTAACATTGACGCTTCCACTTCGTACACACGAAATAAAGTGGGCATTGGCGTTTGTATCCGTGACGATCAAGGACAATTTGTGCAGTGTATTAGTGTTAGAGAAAGGAATGTATTTCTAATAGAAAACTCACAATTTGCTTGATGCTTAATGTCAAGTACAATGAGATATTTGTAAGTACAAATAGAAAACTCTAGATACATTTCTAGGAGCTTCCTAATTAATACATACTTCTATATACTTCCcacaattttctataattaaagCACTTCTATATTCTTACATAGAAATTCTACATGGTTCTAGACTTAtctaatttcaaattagtaATAACATTGCTCCcccttaatttgaaattttcttcttcattccaAGTCTTGCTCTTAGCCTTTGAAAGTATTCAAATTTTAACATCTTTGTAAAAATATCTGCCGCTTGATCTTGAGTTTTCACATATTTAAGCTCAACTTTTTTATTGGCAATGCATTCTAATGAAATGGTACTTTGTATCTATGTGCTTGCTGCGATCATGAAACACTGAATTATTTGCAAGTGCTTGTGCAAACTTGTTGTCTATACAAATATCAGTAGCTTCCTTTTGTGGCATATGAAGTTCCTTTAATAAATCTCCTTAGCCAAATGATATGACAAGTGCAAGATGTTGCTGCTACATACTCTGACTCACATGTTAAAAGTGTGAAAATAGGTTGCTTCTTTGAGCTCCACGAAAAAGCACAGTCCCtcatgaaaaatataaagtcaCTAGTACTCTTTTTGTCATCAATATCTCTTGCAAAGTCACTATCACAGAAtccaaaaagtttaaaattattaGAAGAAGAGTAAAATAGTTCATAATCAAATGTACGTTTAAGGTAGCGGAGTATCCTCTTAGTGACTTTCATGTGTGTAGTAGTAAGAGCTTCCATGAAACGACTCACTACTCCAACCGCATATAGAATGTCAAGCCTTGTACATGTTAAGTATCTTAAGCTTCCAACGAGGCTTTTGAAAAAAGAAGGGTCCTCCTCTTGTCCATCTTAAAATTTTGACAAATTCAATCCGCTCTCTATTGGTGTATTCACCGGATTGCaatcaaacattttaaatttattcaaaacttcctttgcatagtttttgtaacaccctaaaattttcatatacattatatatgtgtctttttAATAATTGctactattaaattaataattattctatgtctatataaattaaattaaatcttgTCACACTTTATTCTAcctgaataattataatcttcatttttatttaattgttttgacgtgacaattacatggggacgATTTATGATGTGATTATTTCCTAAATAGactattgtgcatttttttatttgattagttttgaTGATCATGAAATtaatgtgttagatatgtttgttttattttgttatgtgtgaatggtattcttgtcttgcttgatttattttagttgataaaatattagttgaattatttaattaaattagaatttataaaagttatattgtttctagttttatttgcgaccaaataagtattcactTTAgaagatattatagagttagtgaaactcaaccgtataagtgttttgaaaatatttttggtacaccctgtaaaaaaaatagtgacttgactcattcttttactctcctttatgacaagattttatgacaattcatggtgttttcttgacataatgtgcattaactcatttttaacatctttaatttattttttaaatgaagattataaatttaattatgagtttttttgtgcaattaagagaggacaacaaaaagactattctccttttttgtatctcatgcattcttctcttttaaactaaaattataattttattttaattctctacaaaaataattctatgaaattttttgtttcttaacTATTAgatgaaaaattaaaagggtgatgtgacaccctctaatttatttatttaattaaaatagatagtGTGACACCTGCAATATATGGTGAACTATATTAGTTAATCATAATTAAATCATACACATAAgtacacatgatttcaattgattttgcaacaacctaataaaaataaagaaatggtAATTATTGATAGCATAattttggaattaagtgcacttcaattttagataaaaaaaccAATAGTAAtattgcaacgtaaatagctattttgttcatacatttccattaggCCCTATCACATCTATTTGTCATTCATACAATCCCAAGATAATTTTCTAAGTCGTAAATCCCAATATCTATCAGTGTTGAATTCATCATTGCCTCATGAGCTATTTCTCTTGCGAATTTACGGGAGTTAAGAAAGAAAGTGcataaggtaagggctttttctcatgcagagttaggctagatattaaattaatagtttgtaagatattgatatatgtcttgatgtcttaaaaaagaaaaatgttgatttttgttagcct
It includes:
- the LOC101505581 gene encoding receptor protein kinase TMK1-like, with product MGLCIFWKSFNLDYHFHRIVNIAMVFIQIKVYIFLLFSLMITMSYGETNPNDLKILNDFRKGLMNPELLKWPDNGNDPCGPPLWPYVFCSNGRVTQIQAKNLGLKGSLPLNFNQLSELQNLGLQRNNLSGMLPSFSGLSKLQYAFLDYNEFDAIPIDFFNGLNSLQVLSLEENLLNSSTNGWSFPLDLKNSVQLTNLSFVNCNLVGTLPDFLGTLPSLTDLRLSGNSISGEIPNSFGQSSIQVLWLNDQQGGGMTGSINVIASMTFLKQVWLHGNKFTGAIPSDIGNLVSLQELNLNSNQLVGLIPNSLANLELNTLVLNNNMFFGPIPNFKAAKVSYDSNFFCQTKPGLDCAPNVNILLNFLQYMNYPSNLIPKWVGNDPCGELWFGLSCNHNSEISIINLPRQKLNGTLSPSLAMLDSLLEIRLGGNNITANVPSNFTDLKSLKLLDLSDNNVEPPLPKFHDGVKVVIDGNPLFANQTGKIPLPPISSPSPLSEQPSPHSVSPPPHSSPFVPPSSNHSDGPNQSWHGQMNPQPSNSNRFKIVAIVAGVAVFSFVALFFIYLFVCCCLKKKKKKGSFDASGIVVGHTHDPSDPKMMVKFAVSDSTSLSTKTGISSLTNNSGETESYHLIEAGNLVISVQVLRKVTNNFALENELGRGGFGTVYKGELEDGTKIAVKRMECGTVSRKGIDEFQAEIAVLSKVRHRHLVSLLGYSVEGNERLLVYEYMPLGALSRHLFHWKSLNLDPLSWSQRLAIALDVARGMEYLHSLARETFIHRDLKSSNILLGDDTRAKVSDFGLVKLAPDGEKSLATRLAGTFGYLAPEYAVMGKITTKVDVFSYGVVLMELLTGLMALDERRPEENRYLAEWFRQIKSNKEKLMAAIDPSLKVSEETFETISIVAELAGHCTAREPNHRPDMGHAVKVLSELVEKWLPVDEEFNYGIGGVDFGQPLPQMLKIWKEAEGRDMSYTSLQDSKGSIPAKPAGFADSFTSSDAR